One part of the Alligator mississippiensis isolate rAllMis1 chromosome 3, rAllMis1, whole genome shotgun sequence genome encodes these proteins:
- the LOC132249672 gene encoding proline-rich protein 12-like yields MPFFQGWAVAGMRGNTAGSPPPQALDSLAPGRPLQDAGMHGAWLEAQARGEGAALPAWGTSPPCWQVRAPLDWDLACRAGQDPITQLPSGPWHPEISAGSQLEEDSGCGEAEAQELLLAGLDDEWGSQGNSIPLPGTDATLFLPASPHGTGTASGSKRANPGGCSPQPRKKQRGEAQPGTAQLLGLPGGGALLAPPVLPPLPLPAWPGPHQPAWPVRSRLVPHGHLALLLPIQLPSPPCQRQQAPAALLPPQHPSARPDSPSALLNTCLLLRALRWSLTTTALA; encoded by the exons ATGCCCTTTTTCCAAGGCTGGGCAGTCGCTGGGATGCGCGGCAACACCGCGGGCTCTCCGCCGCCGCAGGCGCTGGACTCCCTCGCCCCTGGCAGGCCCCTGCAGGATGCTGGCATGCACGGAG CGTGGCTGGAGGCGCAGGCAAGAGGGGAGGGTGCGGCGCTGCCTGCCTGGGGGACGTCTCCGCCGTGCTGGCAGGTCCGTGCCCCGCTGGACTGGGACCTCGCCTGccgggctgggcaggaccccatcACCCAGCTCCCATCTGGCCCGTGGCACCCTGAGATCAGCGCCGGGTCCCAGCTGGAGGAGGATTCGGgctgtggggaagcagaggcccAGGAGCTGCTCCTAGCAG gccTGGACGATGAATGGGGGAGCCAAGGCAACAGCATCCCGCTGCCTGGCACGGATGCCACCCTCTTCCTCCCGGCCTCCCCCCACGGCACGGGCACCGCGTCCGGCTCGAAGAGAGCGAACCCGGGCGGCTGCTCCCCGCAGCCCAGGAAGAAGCAGCGGGGGGAAgctcagcctggcactgcccagctgctggggctacCTGGTGGGGgtgccctgctggccccccctgtgctcccacctctccccctgcccgcctggccaGGGCCACACCAACCGGCCTGGCCCGTGCGTAGCCGGCTGGTACCCCATGGGCATCTCGCTCTGCTGCTCCCCATCCAGCTCCCGTCCCCTCCCTGCCAGCGCCAGCAGGCCCCGgccgccctgctgcccccccagcacccctcGGCACGGCCCGACTCGCCCTCTGCCCTCCTCaacacctgcctgctgctgcgggCGCTCCGATGGTCCCTCACCACCACCGCGCTGGCCTGA